The Lolium rigidum isolate FL_2022 chromosome 1, APGP_CSIRO_Lrig_0.1, whole genome shotgun sequence region tgaatttttttttaaattgatcCTGGTTGTTTGTCTATGCACAAACTTTTAAAATCATTTTGGAAATATTCAAGGCAATGACTTGTTAGTGTGACTGACATTGCAGGCAATTGAATCAGGTATGCCCATTGGAGAATCTGAGGCATGTTAAGCGGGTGCGTCGGCGTATTGAATGTGGTAGTATATACATTTTTTTATCTAGTGATGTATTATTTTCTGTTGCGCTTTGAGTGCATATACTTCCTAATTTCATTACACATGATCATTGAAGTCATTGTATAGCTCAATATATACTGCTAAGTGTATCGTGTCAGAGCCCTTAAGAGTTGCAATGCTAGCAAGACCATGTATAAATTGCGAACTAAATCTGAGCAGCTCACTATATTAAAAACTGGGTATGCCATGTTGACCAGTAATTGTTTTTTCTTTTGCAGGAAAACCTGAGCTATCGATCATCTTATGCCTTCCCTTTGGGCCTGAAAATTGTAAAAATGGGTTTCCCGATCGTGTACAGAAGGTAGTAGAGACTTATCAGTTGATACCTTTTATTGCCAAAGTAAGTCCCCCCATTATCCTTGGGGAGCTTAACTCCTATTTATTGCTTTTGTCGGGCATGGGGACGAATTTTCAGGTCATAAAATAAGCACATAAAAATGGCAACATTAGGCCACCAGCTAGTTCTTACTATTCATTCTGAAACTCTTCATACATTTTTTCATGGATGGAAATGTAGTTTCAGGTTTGATCTCCGCAGCAACTACAACCAAGTTTTCTATGTCTGACCTGTTGACAATCCAAAAGTGGTGCATTTTGTCGTGAATAATTCACTGATATCGGGAGCATTGGTTAAGTTAAATACTTAAGtaaatttattttgttttggaaaAAATGTGGATCGTAATGTTAGTAGATAAAGCCGTGTAACTAAATAGTTATCACTCTGATGTATAAAAATAGGATCAACTGAATGGGTTTAGAGGTGAAGGCTGTCATATGTTGATATTTAATATTGGCAAAGTTTTCCGCAGGTTGCCAGTTGTCCTGCTATGTCGAAAGAGGACTGGGAGGAACAGTGCAAACTTTGGCCAACTTCTTATCATCCCCCGCATGAGTATGTTCTGATAATGTATCATATTTCCCACGTTCTATTAATTTTAATGCTGCTGGTTACTCCTGTCCTGTATACTTGGTTGCTTTGAACAAATGGGCTAGCTCTGCTAGGCCAAACCGTTTGTGTATGTTCTGATAATGTATCATATTTCCCACGTTCTATTAATTTTAATGCTGCTGGTTACTCCTGTCCTGTATACTTGGTTGCTTTGAACAAGTTGGCTAGCTCTGCTAGGCCAAACCATTTGTGTAGTGTAGAACACCACCATCCTTAATCAGCATATAAGCCAAATATAGTCTGTCATGGTGAATGGTGAACCAAATAGGCTTGAAACTTTAGGCAAGGATTTCCTCTCCTTGTTAGGGTGCTTAGCAATGATATCCTTATGTACGAGTACTGAACAGCCGGCCTTGTCAAATAAGGCTGTGCCCAGCCTAGAAAGAGATTCAAACATTTGTTACTCTGTTCAAGGGAAAGTCTaaaaaggacgtacccagtgctgagagctcccgcactgtgcggggtctggggaaggtgttagtggcaagccttaccctcacaaagtgcaatgtgaggagaccgcgactcgaacctgggaccactcggtcacaggcggtgaggctctaccgctgcaccaggcccgcccGTTCAAGGGAAAGTCTATTAGGCAAAAAATAGGAGTGTTAGTTGACAGTATCATTGCTACTTATTTGACTAATTGAATCATAATTTTGCAAGATATAATTTGCAGTATCACAAATATTCTTCTTAGCATAGACGGTGTTAACAAATAATTCTGATTTGGGATCTAATCGTTGTACGTCACAAAGGCCACAGTTGAAGTTATGAGAGATGAACCTCAGGGTCTGTTTTTTCAGTGCACTATTACTTAAACAAGGTTGTGCAAGAATATCTGGATCCTCTATGTTGCTACTTCATATTTTGATTGTCTTCCAAAAAGTTGTACTTGTTCCCTATTAGGGTTGCAGTAAAAAAACATATATTTCACTGATACCATGTCTCCTGCATATGACCCTTATATCAGATGACTAATTATAATGTTTCCTTCCGTTAATATCTGGCCGAGTGAGATTACATTGACACGGCTTCACTTGGGAGGCAAGCTTGCAGTTAGCCATGGCGCAGCCTATTCCAACAGCCAACCCAAGGTTGGAACCCATCCAGACTTTCCCTTTTGGGCTTGTTCTCCCTGACAACAAGGAACCCAGCACTGGAAATGATCACCACCCGCTACCCTCTTCCACATGACTTTGAACTGAAAATTAAGCCACAATCTTCCTACTAACTTATACTTTCCTCTAATATTTCTGAAATCTGTCAACCAAAACTCCAAACCTTTCAACTAGATCTGAGGACCTTTCAACCAATATTTGGATAGCATTCCACTAAAAGTCAGAAATCTTTCAACCCAAATGGTAAAGCTCAGAGCTAGATTTGAGGaactttcaattttttttttggaacttcCACTAAATTCGGTTATAACTTTCAACCAAAATTGACAAAAGCTCAAAATATAAACATTAAGACGTCCTGTTGAAACACAAAGGGGCTTCTCACTATTTTTGGGGGAAGAAAAATCAGGCACCAACAACCAGATATGGAGCATGCATTCACCACCTTGTACAGTGCAGCAGGCGAGGGTGGGTGGCAGCTGACCATAGTGGTAGTGCTAGCCGCCATACCCTTTGAAGTTCCAACAATATCTCCTCTGCGGCCATTCCAAGCATGGCGGGAgggaaataaaaataaagaaaaagtgtCGGGGCCTGGTTTACGTTGTGTTGTGGTGAGAATTTAAACGCCGATGTGGTTAACTGCACTGAAATGTTTCCGGTGTCGAATGGAAAATTGATTTTGCTAATGTAGATTGTTGCTTTGGATGCAGTTTGACTTGCAACTTAAAAATATAGTAAATGCCATGTTGTAACTTGTATGTGGCTTTTCtgatgcacttttctgttaatctTGCAGCATCGATGGTGCATCTGGGTTTAAAGATGAGGAATTGCCATCAATATTTGATTGCATGAGGACTGCTATCCAATTATCAGAGGTGGCCACTATTGGTTTTGCACTATTTTTTTATTGCGAAAGTGTCGTACTGATTCCCATTATTATTTTCTTAATATTGTTCTTGGTGTTAAGTGAGATGTTTCTCCAACCCTGATGCAAAGTGACCTCATACTTGGTGCCTAATGCAGTTTACTGTATTAACGTTGGCAAGGATACCATGTTCTCttattttcttatttgcatcattAGCTTGCTAGTTCTTCAGTATAGAACATTTGGGGTTAACTTCTGCATTTCCAGGTGGGCAACGCGGCCATTATTGTTGATCCATCAAGTATGCAAATTATTTCGAAGGCTGCAGATCAAATACACCAGCATGATGCTTCTCTAAAAAGGAATACACGTGTCAGAGTGGAATCAGATGGTGCCTCCTCCTTATCTGAAACAACTGAGGATAATGATAGGAAGTTTTTGCTGTCAAGCTCACATGTTCGCAGTGACTTGAAGATGGAGGTCTCCTGTATAAACTTGTGGGGATGGACGAAACACAGGTCTTCGGAGCAGAAGAGATTGCCTTCTGAAGGTGGTTTTCTGTGGCATCCTCTGAGACATGCTGCCATAGTTGCTATTGAAAATGCTGCCGAGAGGGATAAAATGTTATTCCATACTTCAACTTCGTCAACAACCAAACTAAATTTAAAAGGCGATATGCAGGCTTGTTCTGATAATCCACGAGTAAACTGGCCAAAGGTTGTTGCAAAAGCGAGACTTGTTACTTATATCTTGCCttctattgttttttttttcgaaacggaTCTTGCCTTCTATTGTTGCCACTTAGCTTTCATAACCTGTGGACATTAGCTGCTGTAATAGTAGACTGAAAATAATGTTTGTTTCTAAGAAGTTCAAACTTGAACATCAGGATAAAGAACAATCTGCTCATCAAGAATGCTGGAGTGACTTGTGTAGAAGAAACATGCCCTATCTTTGCACAGGATTTGACATCTACCTTGTTTGGGAACCATGCACGATGTAGGTTCACTATTGTGAGAGTATGACAGTTCTGGTCGTTGATTACTGTTTGGTGTACTGACATGCTTGTTTACCTGTAGGTGTGCTATGTCACTTGTACATCAAAGATTCAAGCGCATCTTCTATGCTTTCCCTAATCCAAATGCTGGAGCGCTGGGCAGCGTCTACAGATTGCATAGGGAGAAGAGTTTAAATCACCATTACTTGGTTTTTAGGATAAAAATGCCCGAGCCATATTTGAATGGTAGGAGTGATTTCTCTAACAAATGCTGCTCAGATTCTGCATCACCTTAGTTTGGAAACAGCATGAGCTTTTTTCTGGCTCTTTGGTTCTGCTTGGTCATCTCTGCTTTTTATGGGCGGTGGCGACTGTCTCATCTTTTTTTACTGAATGTTCCATGACCCCCTTATTTGGCTGATTGGCTCCCCTGCAAGCCTTCCCTTGCCACCTTCAGTACATCGGTAGCCGTTGCCTTCCGTCTTCTAGGTGTTGTGTTGCTTGGCTTCTGCTGTGTGTGCCTTCTCTATCTGGGTGTTCGGGAACATCAGGAGCTGTGTCTTAATTGTTGGTGATGTAGAAGGCTTCAGTGCACTGGAATGTGCTTTTCTTATTTCAGGCAATTCTCGGCATCTTAGAGGGGCTTGTCTGCTTTAGAGATATTGTCCTGTGTAATCAAACTTGACATAATCAATTGTCCTGTGGAAAACATATATCTTTAGgtcattcca contains the following coding sequences:
- the LOC124685055 gene encoding tRNA-specific adenosine deaminase TAD3-like isoform X1, with translation MLVAMAWELIEVAGNLTSLQHSTVDVLAAKIEPHVANSLIRQLNQVCPLENLRHVKRVRRRIECGKPELSIILCLPFGPENCKNGFPDRVQKVVETYQLIPFIAKVASCPAMSKEDWEEQCKLWPTSYHPPHDIDGASGFKDEELPSIFDCMRTAIQLSEVGNAAIIVDPSSMQIISKAADQIHQHDASLKRNTRVRVESDGASSLSETTEDNDRKFLLSSSHVRSDLKMEVSCINLWGWTKHRSSEQKRLPSEGGFLWHPLRHAAIVAIENAAERDKMLFHTSTSSTTKLNLKGDMQACSDNPRVNWPKDKEQSAHQECWSDLCRRNMPYLCTGFDIYLVWEPCTMCAMSLVHQRFKRIFYAFPNPNAGALGSVYRLHREKSLNHHYLVFRIKMPEPYLNGRSDFSNKCCSDSASP
- the LOC124685055 gene encoding tRNA-specific adenosine deaminase TAD3-like isoform X2 — encoded protein: MAWELIEVAGNLTSLQHSTVDVLAAKIEPHVANSLIRQLNQVCPLENLRHVKRVRRRIECGKPELSIILCLPFGPENCKNGFPDRVQKVVETYQLIPFIAKVASCPAMSKEDWEEQCKLWPTSYHPPHDIDGASGFKDEELPSIFDCMRTAIQLSEVGNAAIIVDPSSMQIISKAADQIHQHDASLKRNTRVRVESDGASSLSETTEDNDRKFLLSSSHVRSDLKMEVSCINLWGWTKHRSSEQKRLPSEGGFLWHPLRHAAIVAIENAAERDKMLFHTSTSSTTKLNLKGDMQACSDNPRVNWPKDKEQSAHQECWSDLCRRNMPYLCTGFDIYLVWEPCTMCAMSLVHQRFKRIFYAFPNPNAGALGSVYRLHREKSLNHHYLVFRIKMPEPYLNGRSDFSNKCCSDSASP
- the LOC124685055 gene encoding tRNA-specific adenosine deaminase TAD3-like isoform X3; translation: MLVAMAWELIEVAGNLTSLQHSTVDVLAAKIEPHVANSLIRQLNQVCPLENLRHVKRVRRRIECGKPELSIILCLPFGPENCKNGFPDRVQKVVETYQLIPFIAKVASCPAMSKEDWEEQCKLWPTSYHPPHDIDGASGFKDEELPSIFDCMRTAIQLSEVGNAAIIVDPSSMQIISKAADQIHQHDASLKRNTRVRVESDGASSLSETTEDNDRKFLLSSSHVRSDLKMEVSCINLWGWTKHRSSEQKRLPSEGGFLWHPLRHAAIVAIENAAERDKMLFHTSTSSTTKLNLKGDMQDKEQSAHQECWSDLCRRNMPYLCTGFDIYLVWEPCTMCAMSLVHQRFKRIFYAFPNPNAGALGSVYRLHREKSLNHHYLVFRIKMPEPYLNGRSDFSNKCCSDSASP